Proteins from a genomic interval of Myxococcota bacterium:
- a CDS encoding response regulator transcription factor — protein MARVLVVDSDPAGRAELESCLSGAGFSLAEASTASEAAERLRDSAPNAVVLDMFLRDQSGFAVCRAIRENPDAKDVPILVVTRSTSDLDRILALEAGADDVVVRPFFPRELALRVRALLRRADGERSAPEPPLAHGPISLDPGRRSVLADGDAVALTEIEFALLGLLLRRPTHVFTREEILTEIWPDGAARTPRVVDTHVKGIRRKLGSSAWVLESLHGVGYRLAALPEKER, from the coding sequence GTGGCGCGTGTGCTCGTCGTCGATTCGGATCCGGCTGGCCGAGCCGAGCTGGAGAGCTGTCTGTCCGGGGCGGGATTCAGTCTTGCGGAAGCCTCGACCGCCAGCGAGGCCGCCGAGCGGCTGCGTGACTCGGCGCCCAACGCCGTGGTGCTCGACATGTTCCTGCGCGACCAGTCGGGCTTCGCGGTCTGCCGCGCGATCCGCGAGAACCCCGACGCGAAGGACGTGCCCATTCTGGTCGTGACTCGCAGCACCTCGGACCTGGACCGGATCCTGGCGCTCGAGGCCGGCGCCGACGACGTGGTGGTGCGGCCGTTCTTCCCGCGCGAGCTCGCGCTGCGCGTGCGGGCGCTCTTGCGCCGGGCCGACGGCGAGCGCAGCGCGCCCGAGCCGCCGCTCGCGCACGGGCCGATCAGCCTCGATCCCGGCCGCCGCTCGGTGCTGGCCGACGGCGACGCGGTCGCGCTGACCGAGATCGAGTTCGCGCTGCTCGGGCTGCTGCTGCGCCGCCCTACCCACGTGTTCACCCGCGAGGAGATCCTCACCGAGATCTGGCCCGATGGCGCGGCCCGGACCCCCCGCGTGGTCGACACCCATGTGAAGGGGATCCGGCGCAAGCTGGGCAGCTCGGCCTGGGTGCTCGAAAGCCTCCACGGCGTGGGCTATCGCCTGGCGGCGTTGCCGGAAAAAGAACGGTAA
- a CDS encoding biopolymer transporter ExbD, producing MKAPQRGGVVADINITPLLDLAWVLLVIFILTTTTIVQGIDLKLPDASKEQKQEIPTEVVTISLDQTGTIFVNEEPMPLERMMEKLRLYKLANPDLPVILRADKRLYYEQVVKVLDGIKRVPVENLAVATEVE from the coding sequence GTGAAAGCCCCTCAGCGCGGCGGCGTCGTCGCAGACATCAACATCACCCCGCTGCTCGACCTGGCGTGGGTGCTGCTCGTGATCTTCATCCTCACGACCACCACGATCGTGCAGGGCATCGACCTCAAGCTCCCCGACGCGTCCAAGGAGCAGAAGCAGGAGATTCCGACCGAGGTCGTGACCATCTCCCTCGACCAGACGGGCACGATCTTCGTCAACGAGGAGCCCATGCCGCTGGAGCGGATGATGGAGAAGCTCCGCCTGTACAAGCTCGCGAACCCTGATTTGCCGGTGATCCTGCGCGCGGACAAGCGGCTCTACTACGAGCAGGTCGTGAAAGTGCTCGACGGCATCAAGCGCGTGCCCGTCGAGAATCTGGCCGTGGCCACGGAGGTGGAATGA
- a CDS encoding MotA/TolQ/ExbB proton channel family protein: MTIEGKVTMSLLFVLSLLSWAVIFSKWIAVIRQRRAMRRFDEAYAELQDSLTLDTEAKGLAQAPALTVYEAMREEIDRQTAKGARSLSERNLPSLHAVLEKSVNIESLALESGTIVLAMAISGGPFIGLTGTVFGVMETFSGVAQAGQANLAAMAPGVAGALVNTIVGLVVAIPALFAYNLITKSIQGIQVALTGFATDLEARVISEHYRGERGERDVPKLAASH; the protein is encoded by the coding sequence ATGACCATCGAGGGTAAGGTCACGATGAGCCTGCTCTTCGTGCTCTCGCTGCTCTCGTGGGCCGTGATCTTCAGCAAGTGGATTGCCGTGATCCGGCAGCGCCGCGCGATGCGCCGGTTCGACGAAGCCTACGCCGAGCTGCAGGACTCACTGACGCTCGACACCGAGGCGAAAGGTCTGGCGCAGGCGCCGGCGCTGACCGTGTACGAAGCCATGCGCGAGGAGATCGACCGGCAGACGGCGAAGGGCGCGCGCTCTCTGTCGGAGCGCAACCTGCCGTCGCTGCACGCGGTGCTCGAGAAGAGCGTGAACATCGAGTCGCTGGCGCTCGAGTCCGGCACGATCGTGCTGGCGATGGCGATCTCGGGCGGTCCGTTCATCGGACTCACCGGCACGGTGTTCGGCGTGATGGAGACCTTCTCGGGCGTCGCGCAGGCCGGTCAGGCGAACCTGGCCGCGATGGCGCCCGGCGTCGCGGGCGCGCTGGTCAACACGATCGTGGGCCTGGTCGTCGCGATCCCGGCGCTGTTCGCGTACAACCTGATCACCAAGTCGATCCAGGGCATCCAGGTCGCGCTCACGGGCTTCGCGACCGACCTCGAAGCGCGCGTGATCTCCGAGCACTACCGCGGCGAGCGGGGCGAGCGCGACGTGCCCAAGCTCGCGGCGAGTCACTGA